The Corallococcus caeni genome includes a region encoding these proteins:
- the murQ gene encoding N-acetylmuramic acid 6-phosphate etherase has product MTRARKSALPPTERLHPRADDLDLLPVEAVVRRLHQEDLIALRAVREALPSIATAARAVAEALRAGGRLLYVGAGTSGRLGVLDASECPPTFGVPATRVQAAIAGGRKALTHAVEGAEDDVGAGARAVRAFRATARDVVCGISASASTPYVRGALDAARERGARTVLVCCNPPGPLMRADTVVLARTGPEVVAGSTRLKAGTATKLVLNALTTAAFVSLGHVYRGRMVDVRPTNVKLRARAARMVAELTDLPPARAEALLKAAGDNVKLALAMHFTGLPAAQARRRLKDAGLRGLERPAKARAASGGKPRPRVRP; this is encoded by the coding sequence ATGACGCGCGCTCGAAAGTCCGCGCTTCCGCCCACCGAACGGCTCCACCCCCGTGCGGATGACCTGGACCTCCTCCCTGTCGAGGCGGTCGTCCGACGGTTGCATCAAGAAGACCTGATCGCGCTTCGCGCGGTCCGTGAGGCATTGCCGTCCATCGCGACGGCGGCCCGGGCCGTGGCGGAAGCGCTGCGCGCTGGCGGCCGGCTGCTCTACGTGGGCGCGGGCACCAGCGGACGGCTCGGCGTGCTCGACGCGAGCGAGTGTCCCCCCACCTTCGGTGTCCCGGCGACGCGGGTCCAGGCGGCCATCGCTGGCGGCCGGAAGGCCCTGACGCATGCCGTGGAGGGCGCCGAGGACGACGTCGGCGCGGGAGCCCGGGCGGTGCGGGCCTTCCGGGCGACGGCGCGGGACGTGGTGTGCGGCATCTCGGCCTCCGCCTCCACGCCGTATGTCCGGGGCGCGCTGGACGCGGCCCGCGAGCGGGGGGCGCGCACGGTGCTGGTGTGCTGCAACCCGCCCGGGCCGCTCATGCGCGCGGACACGGTGGTGCTGGCGCGCACGGGGCCGGAGGTGGTGGCGGGCTCCACGCGGCTGAAGGCGGGCACGGCGACGAAGCTCGTGCTCAACGCCCTCACCACGGCGGCGTTCGTGTCGCTGGGCCACGTGTACCGGGGGCGCATGGTGGACGTGCGTCCGACGAACGTGAAGCTGCGGGCCCGCGCGGCGCGCATGGTGGCGGAGCTGACGGACCTGCCTCCGGCGCGCGCGGAGGCCCTGCTCAAGGCCGCGGGGGACAACGTGAAGCTGGCGCTGGCCATGCACTTCACGGGGCTCCCGGCGGCCCAGGCGCGGCGCCGGTTGAAGGACGCGGGCCTGCGAGGGCTCGAGCGTCCGGCGAAGGCCCGGGCGGCTTCCGGCGGCAAGCCGCGTCCGCGCGTCCGGCCCTGA